One Penaeus chinensis breed Huanghai No. 1 chromosome 12, ASM1920278v2, whole genome shotgun sequence DNA segment encodes these proteins:
- the LOC125031143 gene encoding uncharacterized protein LOC125031143, with protein sequence MGCTRRKGKLAHRQIEASEVRETSVGAVAQYFSPGAIPCISRCLIPAAKENASAATPTAARTAKNARRTRSAVALRPEKRHAPNPASVEEQMANVPVARSVPADHTVFSSLLPLTT encoded by the exons ATGGGTTGCACACGGCGGAAGGGAAAACTTGCGCACCGGCAGATTGAGGCTTCAGAGGTGCGCGAGACTTCGGTGGGTGCAGTCGCTCAATATTTCTCTCCCGGCGCCATTCCCTGCATTTCGCGATGCCTGATCCCTGCTGCGAAG GAAAATGCAAGTGCGGCGACGCCAACTGCTGCACGGACGGCAAAAAATGCGCGGAGGACAAGAAGTGCTGTTGCGCTGAGGCCGGAGAAACGTCAT GCGCCGAATCCTGCAAGTGTCGAGGAACAGATGGCAAATGTTCCTGTGGCGAGAAGTGTTCCTGCTGACCACACCGTGTTCTCAAGCCTCCTCCCGCTGACGACATGA